tatttattatctcaaattgtCGTACGCGGGACCAACAGAAATAACATTTTGAATTtagtattttgaaaattataaagtCGAGTTTTTAAATTTCTTCAACTAACCAAAAaggtttttatcattttaaaatgaCTTCTTTATTTAACTTTTGCCGAGTATTTTCTTACATTTAAAAACAGTATCTACAAATCTTAATGGGAATTCATCATGTATGTTTTTTTCCTGAGAGGTTAGTTAGCCGACCACAAAATGTAACATTTCATACGTTGATAATATTCCAgtttccattttttttattatacgaAGACGAATAAAAAGTACATGatctcaaataaataaataaaatcaaggGAAAATTAAATTAAGAAACCCTAATTTCCATGTCTTGGCAAATAAGCCAAgaacatatatttcattttttattttaaagaaataatatatgAATGTTGAATTATAATGAAATAAAGTAATAAACTACAGTACGGCAACGACTAGAATTTTGTAGAAATTGAATGGTCCAATGATTCGGTGAACACCTACAAAGCAATTGAAAACTATCGTTTCTAGTTGGCACTGTACTGTACCATTAAagaattttggttttttttggGGAAAAAAGTTATTAAAATATTCAATGATTTCTTAGAAAATATAGTGTAACTCTCTCCCAACAGCTTCGGGGTGGTAGGTAATGCACATGTCCACACGTATATGTAAACACACATATTTACCTTTGTGTATTTGACTGTCCATATCTAGGTTACTCATTCTGCCATAATTGAGTCATTTATAAATTCCACATTCCAAATGTTCATTGTTGGATACGAGGAAATGTGTTAGTTGTCCCAAGTTAGTTGGATAAAATACATGAGAATTGTAATATGAGCTTGAATAATCCTCTTTTAAGCTAGTTTTTGGGATTGTGTTAGGTTAAAATTCCAATCTTAACAAAATTGCAAGACATGCATATCAATACCGGGAAAAACAGAAAAATAAAATGGCCAAGATGATCGATTGGATTAGAACCCAGAATTTTCTTGTGTTATAATGGGTATGCATGCAGGGAACTTTAAGTTTTGATGGAGGCCAATAACGTAAATATCAGGAGTCATTTTCGCTGTGCTATTTCAGAGAATGAAATGATACTTCAATTTCATTTCCAAATAACGTACCATATTGTAATCTATACACTAGGAATCAAACAATATTACATTATTCATTAATATCACAAGCAGGTTTTCTTGCCCGATCGAAGATggattttaaaaagaaaagcgATAGGAAAATTCATACTTAGGTTAAAAAACATTAGGAAATGGTTAACAAGGCATTTGCATGCTCTTGCACGACTTTCCAGGCCAGGATGACATGCCTGTTCTCGGTGAGGCTCGCCCCTACGGCGAAGCGCATCACATATTCCCCGCCAATCACCGCGTGTGTCATGTAAATCTTTCCAGATTCGTTAATGGATTCCAGCAACTTAGCATTGAAATTGTTGGCAGCTTCCTCCTTGCACACGCTGTGGTGCTGCGGCAGTATTGCACCGATTTCGATGGGCGAGATGCGGAAGCAGACGGTGGCGAAGTTCCGGGGTACCACCACTTCGAACCTCTTATCCATTCCTATCAAACCTTCGAAATTCTTTGCCATTTTTATGTGACTTCGAAGGAATTTCCTGAGATTTGACACGCCGTAGCTGCGGAGGACGAGCCACAGTTTCAGAGACCTGAAGCGCCGGCTGAGGGTGATTTGCCAATCTTTGTAATCAACCACCTGCTTCGTTTCGGAGGCTTTGTTTCTCAGATACTCTGGATACGTGGACAGGGCTTTTATCAGGGCGCTGGGGTCTTTCACCCACAGGCAGCAGCAGTCCAACGTTGTTAAGAACCATTTGTGTGCGTTGAAACTGAAAGAGTTGGCGTTTTCTACTCCGTTCAGAAAATGGCGGTACTCTGGGCAAATGCATGCGCTCCCGGCGTATGCTGCGTCCACGTGAACCCATATCCCGAACTCCTTCGCCACCTCGCACAGTGGCCCCAGCGTATCAACCGCCGTCGACGATGTTGTCCCAATGGTGGCGCACAGGAACAGAGGCACCAGCCCAGCTTCAATGTCGGATTCAACGGTCGCGCGGAATGCTTCTGCTGTCAGCCCGAATTCGGTGGTTTTTGTCGTAGCAACTGCCCGGAAATTATTGGGGTTGATGCCAGCTATCTGGGCTGCCTTCTGCAGAGCAGAGTGGGTCTGATCCGATCCATATACCACAAGCTTGTTGATATTCTCCCTCCCGATTTTCTTCAGCACTTGATCCCTGGCTCCGACCACCGTGCAGAGTATGGCCTCGCAGGTGGTTCCCTGCATAACGCCGCCACCCCCACCAGAAAACAGGAACTCCGATGGGAGATCAAGCATTTTCCCCATCCAATCCATGACAATGCTCTCAAGCTCGGTGGCAGCAGGAGATGACATCCAGTTGAACCCAACAATGTTGAATCCAGTGCTCAGCATTTCTCCAAGAAATCCAGCAATACTTCCGCTGGACGGGaaatatgcataataattaGGACTCTGCCAATGTGTGATCCCGGGGACAATGTCTTTCTTCACGTCATCAAGGATCTCTTCAATAGGTTCCGGGTCGTTCGGAGCATCTTCTGGTAACCTCTTCCGGAGATAACCAGGCTCCACTTGGCTACGAACAGGATATTTCTCAACATTCTTGTAATAATCAGCAATGAAATCTATAACCATGTGACCTTGCCTTCTGAACTCCTCCGGGTCCATAGGCTTAATCGTTCCAGAGAATCCATTCTCGAGCTTTTGATTCTGAACACTCCCCATTTTTACTTGATTGTAAAATCTCTTCCTGGCTAATCGTTTTTTTTCCACTATGTATCACAAACAGGAAAGATGATTTTTAATGTACAGCTCTCTTTCTTTTTAATGTTTACGATTGGAAGACtaagctatatatatatatatatatatatatatatatatatacgtgcGTATGTAGTAAGAATGGACCTTCGGAGGTGGTAGATGGGGGAAGAAGTTTTCCTATATTTTTATTAGAGTTGGTAGGTGTTGGGCTGCAGGGTTTGGTTTCACACGGGTTCAACATAAACAGCCCCTCCCCCTCTCGGTAATGTTATATGTGTAATCAAGATCAGTCAAATAAAATTAGGcttaaattatgaaattttaactATCTCAAAACCTTACATGTATACATACGTACGTCaatattagattttatttttgagaaatttaGTAAAATTTTGATCCATTGTATGAATTCTATATATCTAGTTGTTTCGAATAATTTACAAATAATAAACACATTGTATGTATCCAAAACAACAGTGctgaataatatatatatatatatatatatatatatattcccgTTCCTTTTCTTCTAGGTCGTTTTTTTCAAcgtaaaattatattaaaacccAACATGATTTCTGTGATTTTAACGATTGAAGTTTGCAGTTATTAATAATTGCCGATAAatcatctatatatatatatataaaagcagagtttttgtcaaaaatagtaattttccgtcaaaatgttatttctaAAAATAGAAAGATTTACATGAATATTGATACatgtgtactgcaataaatgattccttcaattattgtttgcattgattacatcaattcatttaattcaattttgaattcaattaatttttaattcaaatgtaatttatgtattatatgttttttattttttttacttaaattaaaactaaactctattaaaaacataaactatattaaaaattttgcattgattatatcaatcaatttaattaaaaaatgtataaataaatttaaaatacacatGATTATAAGGTTCAGTATCACTCATgagataaatcattcaaaaataaatttttctattttaagtaatttcatGGCCAAAttacttgctaaaaaaaatacaatattttattagtttatttaatttttctaaaaataaaattggttgagTGTAAAAGTTATCAATACAACAAGGTTTTCCAATGAACATTAATTTaccatttaataatcataaattttttttatctcaaatacatattatttcgaaattactttaatttgaaaaaattaatgcgttgtagttttcttccaaaactatatgtatattatatatcttgaattgtcttcttaaaaattcaaataagagagatcacaaaaaaaaaattaaaagagatatattcaaaagagtttcaaatgaatattaaattactctcaataaacatgtatattacACCCAATAATCAGAAATGTTTTGACACTCAATGCATGCAATTCCATATTTCtataatttgaaagagttaaaGTATGATATAATTTTGTCAAAAGCATACAATGTATGATTTTTGTCCATTGAaatgtcttatttgaattttaaattataaataatgcaatattgcatattatattagaaGTCAATTTTACTctatttatcttactaaatttatCTACTCCAAAATTAAATTCTGAAATTACTCATCTTTTCAGcaccatatatgagttgaatcctttcaagatgtaatgttcgtttaaatttaaatttgttcGTTGTTATGAACTACCTACATATGGAAACAACGAGAACAACGAGACATTAAGTTTGAAATATGTCTTCCATGATCgaaaagtaaaaaatattattcatctatttgtacaaaattttaattattacgtattattaatgtgataattttcttctatattacaACGTTCACGGATGCatgataatataaaatttcccgtAATAGAAATGATTAAACCAATTATAAAGAAAGTAAGCATCTATTAGAAGAcacattataaaaattattgatattgttTTGGAATACATAATAAATGTGAATTAAATAACTTTTCTGATTTATGGATAATTTATTTAGGATCacatgtttcatttttctttcagaataatatgctgttgtgtatattatgaagagattttgtaaataaaatcaGAGCCAATTTGGATAATGATattgatgaaacaattattgttatcattcaagtgtgtcaaacacgtgtcatgtcacaaaattgtttgtgaatgtggatttagacaaaattactgaatttttaaaaaaattatttctcattaattttatcgaatgtgatttaaaaatattttttatcacatgttaaaaaataataatatataacttttcgaaaattaaagaattaaatatgtattaaagTTGGTGGCcgacatcaatacactaaaCACGATAAACATCATGTCATTGCTTTAGGctaacacaatctaaaattttgatatttgagagtgattattagccaaaaaaattaatcgacatgcgttttatttaagaatttttatataataagcgaaaaaatagtttttatttttattttttataattatattatttttttcaatttaaatatctattcatttttcactaatttttaattataCCATGCCGTGCATCGCACGGGTTAAATACTAGTTCCAATAATACGAAAGAAGACAAAGAAGCATATTGAGTCAACCACAGCATTTACTtcctatatttttttaagaaaataaaaataaaaattgatgcTTTAACATTCTTACTTTTTTTGAAAAAGATTTCCAGCCATCAAATTTATGTTCCTTAAATCGATcgattcaaaaatcatgtttttccCTTTTTAATCCAAAAAAATGCtcaaaaaatttacaaattacATCATTTAAAATTTAGCTCCCCTCGAACTAGGGTATGAAAAAAAGAGGTagctaaaaataaatattcatgagaTACGAGAAAACTAATTCGTGTTgcatctttgattttatttatttatttatttattgtgacaaaaaatttataaatattgtaCGTACTTTCCATGCATTTCTCAAGCACCTACTGTTTAAAACGTGGCACCCGCTGTGGCTAAAATAATAATGACGTTGTTACCTGTTCGAGGTCAAACATTTTGAACAAATCAATGGCCAAtcatcttttatatatatatataatttataatatcaaaatattatgaaaaaattaatataaaattttatgatataattgttgtaaatattgatttatgatatatctattgtatttttaatattattttataaaaatattcaaaagatGAAATAATTGTCCACGTGTGTGGGACagctaacaataataataataaattcttaataatataatttagttTTCTAGAATTGGGATCTTAAGAAGATTAACCCTAATTAATGATCATTATTTCTCTTGCAACTTATTATATAGAATAATGTTTCTCAACAAACAATTTACCCAAGATGCATGTGATAATTGCTATGCAGTTTGTTGGCATGTACATATATTCGATCCGATCTGCTGACAAAAAATacatacaatttttttaaactcTTCAAATTATTTGATTCACATTATCAAGAGCAAGCTGTTAATATTCAAGCGAATTCAACAATAAACTTTgacaaataattaatatatgatttgAGTTGATAAAAAATGATTGATTTGTTTGTGTAAacaatgatgttttattttttgttttcttccataaacttcacctataaatattcatttattgttcatttcaaatttatacCAAAACACAAAATCCTCTCATCTACAGTAACAAGTGTAGAAGTAAAATAGAGGATTTTAATGTGAAAGTTATTAAGAAGTATTTTATCTTTGGAAGGAATAAGATTAGTAGAGACAAAGTGGGTGTTAAAATCAAAATGTTTTGATTGAAATACTTTGTATTCTCGATTCTCTTGTCTTCTTTGTTATTAATAAAGAAGTGATCTCTTCGAGAAATTTAAAGTGGATGTGACCCAATTATGGAGTGAACCACTATAAATACTAGTGTTCATCTTATTCAATTGTTGATATTACTTGTGATGTTCCATTGCGATATTATCTCGTTTATTTCCCCGGATATCTCAACAACTGGTATCAATGCGAGATTCTCAATTACTATAGGAAGTCCTCGTATGCTATGTAGTTGCAGTTTAGTCTGAATTATCACGTCAGAAAAGGCTTTCTAGACAATATTAGAGAAATGGTTCTTTTGTATTCATGTCTTGACGATTAATTTGTTGGTAGCAGTCACAAAATATTGAGGTACACATAAACCAAATGATTAGCCTTATTTACTCTAATTATCAACTTTGAAAAATTAAGATGAAAGATCTTTTATTCGTCATCAAGATGTACCTACTGGTGTTCGATAAGTCTAAACCAGATGATAAATCAGATGTTGAATGAAACTTTGAGCACGAGCAAGTCTGTGGGTACATCTGGTAATTCGTCGATGACAACGTGTATAATCACATTTGTAACAAGACATATGCTCGTACACTTTGGACGAAGTTAGAGACATTGTATGCATCCAAAATTGGCAACAAAAATTGTTTTATGTTAGCAAACTTGTCCAGGTTCGATACAAAAAAAGAACTCTGGTCGCAGATCATCTGAACGAGATTCATGGAGCAGTTATCAAGTATGAGCATAAAACTTGATGACGAGGTGATAGCTCTGATTGTGTTAGCTTCATTACCAGATCCTTGGGAGATTTTGAATGTATCACTCATGAACACAATAGCAGGAGGAGTCGTGAGTATGAACTTCATCAAGTGTGATATATTGAATGAAAAGATGAGGCCGAGATATCAAGGAATCTCTACCTCAAATTCAGATGTTTTGGCTGCTGAGTCAAGGGAGAGAAGCAAGATCAAGAAAAACACAAATCAGATGCCAAGAAGAAGAAAGTCATCGGAGAGATATGCCAACATAAAGTGTTATCGCTATGGAGAAATTGGACATATTTAAAACTATTGTCGGCAACCGAAAAAAAACATGAAACCGACGATAAACAAACAAACGTTATTGACGAATTTAATTTTGTTCACGAGCTAGAGCAGGAGTACGTAAATTTTGCAATTCGAGTAACTAGTTGGATGATAGATAGTGGAGAAACAATCCACGTCACATCTGAAAGAGAATGTTTTACTTCCTATATACAAAAGGACTTTGGTGTGGTTAAGATGGGGAGTAACGATTTATCCAAAGTCGTGGGAAAGGGAGATGTGAGCTTGACTACCGTGGATGTCTCAACACTGATCCTGAAATATGTCAGACATGTGCCAGATATGCGCCTGAGTTTGATATTAGTCGAAAGACTTAATGAAGAACGTTTATGCTTAACCTTCTGAAACATGGTATGTAAGATTTCAATAGGATAACTTGTGACGGCAAAATGATTAAAGATGTCGAAATTGTATGTAATTCAGGAGAATCATTCTGAAGGTGTGAACTACTCATGGGAAGAAAACTCAACAGAGTTGAGTCACTGATGTCTTGGTCACATAAGTGAAAAGAATATTACATGTTTTGTGAGCAAGCAAGTTTTGTAAGATATAAAGCATCTGCATATTAAATAATGTACTAGCTACTTAGCAGGAAAACAAAACATGATATCATTCAAAAGTTCACTTCCTAGGAGAGCCAATAAAACTATAGATATGGTGCACACAGATCTATGTGGTGTGATGTCATTGTCGCTCGGAGAGCAAGGTACTGGGCAACTTTTATCGATGAccattctctcaaattttgagtgTGGACACTCAAAACCAAGGAAGAAGTAGCGGAAACATTCaacaattttctaaaatttgttgaaCAACAAACAAGCATAAAACtcaaatgtatatatatagattcaTATGCATGCACACATAGGAAGGTATCATCATCATCATGATTGCTTAACCAACACACCACCTCCTTTCTTGCCCAACCGTTGATTGGAAGATGTCCAACATGGATTGGAATAAAGGCTTGCTTCTTGCCTATAAAATAAAGTCATTCACTTGAATAATTTCAAGAGTTTCTTAACATAAATTTCGAGCTTTAGGGGCTGATCTAGAGTAAGGTTAGAGTGGTGTGAGAAtaaggcttttaattaattgaaaaaagagggaaaaaatcatttatataccTCAAACCTCCAAAAATTCTAGAAAAATTCCACAACACTCTCTACTTACCCAAAAAGCTATAAAAAAGGAGGTGTCAAAAAATCAGTAGCCGATTCTTCggtaaaattcagaaaccacCGCTGCCCAAGAAGAAAATAATGCCGGAAAACTCACTTTTAGGTACTGTTTTCACTCCCATTTTTCGTACCTCTGCTGATCGTATTATACCTTAGTCTAAGCATGAAAGTTGTTCATTATATGTCATACTTCTCACTCATATCTTTGGTTTCCCGGAATCGGCCTCGGAAATAATGTTTTCCAACATTCAAAGTAGGGGTGTGAGTTTTACTAGTTATTTCATTTTTGGCATGTTTCTGCTGTGAATTTGAGAAAACTTATAACATAAGAATTGTAGGAAATTGTATTTTACGTATGCTGGAAAAATTTGGGCCGCATGTGCGGGCCAAACACCAGCCACCTGTCGTCGGAACAGTACACGCGCCGgtgaaaaacaaaaatttgatttttttgaacCTTGTTCTATATTTATCTAGGCTACTGTGCAAGTTTCGTGAATTTTGGATGAGTATTTCATTtactataaaattttaaatgttaatactatgattttatgatataatatgatatttGTATGATCATTTGAATCTTTTTATACATATTTCTAATCTTCaatactttaaaaatatataactgAAAGTACCtatgaaattttataatttttaaacttataagttatttattataattttatgaGTGATATCAtcgttatatatataaataaaatataaaataaataaataaaaattattattattattactatgtTATTTTTGGAACAATATTTTTGTAAATTATTATGAATATTTAAAGTACATACACTTACTAAGACATAAGACGAATACAAAGATTTTATATATACCTTTTACTATGGTATTTTTCGTCACCTAATAATCTATAAATTTATGGTCTAATACTCGTTATTTTGGTAATTTTAGGGATAGtctatattaaaataaattaggaAGTGTTATACTATATTGATGTTAATCACCTTGGTTGATAGGATTGGCTTGAATTTTGGATTCTCACACTCATCTATAGTAAGTCACTAAGGTGagtaatttatttttatcattctTCCTATAATCTTGGCATTTGGgctgaaaattatgatatgatattttcTTAAATGACATTCGCCATGTTTTATGGATTTCTTGTGCCCGTGCATAATTATTGTATCTCTTAATCTCTTTGATGCATCACTTCGATGACCACCCCTTCTATCATAATAAATCCTCAATCAGTTAATCATGTCGATATCCTTCTTACCGATCAAATCTGTCATCCTAATCGcatcgtatttgaaaattttattctaCTTAATTTACTCAGTACTGTTATTACGTAATAAGAATGTTTCAGTGAAAAATTCTCATTGTAATATCATCACACTAAGTGTGATTCTTATCGAGCTTTCACCAAATAAGGTTTTTGTTAATCATCGAATGAATGAACGAATGATAAAATGATTGACCAAGAGAGAGCCCTGGACAATAGACTTTGGTTTTGAAATTGGGTCCATGAACAAAGTGACCTTGGTCCGAGTATATTAGTTCACTTGGCTCATTATTCTTTGATAACCATATTTTTTTCTTGCGTATTCATATAACCGAATGCTAATCATATTGTCTATTATATCATTCAGTTAAATTTAACATCAtatttatgattatttaattcttgCTAAATCCTTAAAGACTTAACCTTTCTATTTTCTTTATCTATTGTAATTTTCAGAGACAAGTATGCAAGAATTGGATAAAGAAGGACATGTTGGTGAATGATCTAGCAGtgattgtttaaaatatttataataaatcgTTGTCTTTTTAATCTTATGTTTTATTTTGGTCTTGTAAAAACTTCATCGTAATTTAATAGCACTTTATTCGGTTTGCTCCAGTTAATAAAGTTTAGAAGTTTTTTTTACTGCCTGCAATACTTCAAATTAGCATTTCTGCACGATATGCTATTAGGTATGGTGGCATATCTCGAGGGCTAAGTGGTGAGTTGGGTGCCACAACAATGTTGTATCTTCAAACATGCGAATTAAACTTCATCCCATGTAGAACAGGTACAGCCGAACAATAATAACACAGTATCCGTGTTACATTAACATATTCTATGGTCCAACAGTAGCTGCTTCGCAATAACTCTAACGAATGTAATCCAATTATCACAAGTGAAGAAAGCTTATCAGAAAGCGCGTTCGAGCCTGCACCCTGATAAGCTACAGCAGAGGGATGCTACACTTGCTCAAAAATACATTGCAGAAAAAGCGTATTCCATTCTTCAGGTCAGTTTAACGATTTTATAACCACGCCAGTTGATTACGCGTGAATCACAGAGAGGTGGCGGCATATCGAACACTcttaaaaagattcaaaaaacTTATTCTCCTATGCTCTGCATGAATGTAGGATGCTTGGGCTGCATTTATCTCGCTACAAGTCTGCTAGCCACAGTTGAATGTGGAAGGATTATATGCATGTCATAGAGGACCATCAAGAAGATCACAAGTTTAGTCTGGACTACATCATATGATTGTGTCAACTAGCAGGAATCACTACGAATAACAGAGCAAACTCACCAGAAAATGAGCATTAATTCTCTCTCAAAAAAGGCAACAATGCTTTTTTTATTCTGCATTATAGTAATATTAATATAGTAATATCGAGTCCAACCAAGATGAGTTCGCCCCTGTATTTTTCGTTATGTATCAAAGTAATCATTTTACTGTGGTTATGGCACCAAATCAAACAACCGTCGGTCTTTTATGTGGAAATCCTGAGCTCACATTTCGTCATTCCAATTAAAAAATCAACTAGGACTCTAGGAGGGAGGTTAAAATATTAACTGGAAACCTCCGATATCCAAGAAAACAAACTAATAAATGAGAACTTTCATCAACTAATACGAGCGATATCCTTTTTTAAGTTAACAAGTGTACAACTTATGATTCCTGGAATGATAAACAAATTATTGGATGTTGTAACGCAAGAACATGGTGTGAATATTACAAGGCACAATGCTTATTGAAAAAAGcatgatatataaaaaaattgatgaaaataatgatGGATGTAATACTTTGGAATCATGTCCACTTTACGTACTACAGGAC
This window of the Primulina tabacum isolate GXHZ01 chromosome 4, ASM2559414v2, whole genome shotgun sequence genome carries:
- the LOC142542545 gene encoding tyrosine decarboxylase-like encodes the protein MGSVQNQKLENGFSGTIKPMDPEEFRRQGHMVIDFIADYYKNVEKYPVRSQVEPGYLRKRLPEDAPNDPEPIEEILDDVKKDIVPGITHWQSPNYYAYFPSSGSIAGFLGEMLSTGFNIVGFNWMSSPAATELESIVMDWMGKMLDLPSEFLFSGGGGGVMQGTTCEAILCTVVGARDQVLKKIGRENINKLVVYGSDQTHSALQKAAQIAGINPNNFRAVATTKTTEFGLTAEAFRATVESDIEAGLVPLFLCATIGTTSSTAVDTLGPLCEVAKEFGIWVHVDAAYAGSACICPEYRHFLNGVENANSFSFNAHKWFLTTLDCCCLWVKDPSALIKALSTYPEYLRNKASETKQVVDYKDWQITLSRRFRSLKLWLVLRSYGVSNLRKFLRSHIKMAKNFEGLIGMDKRFEVVVPRNFATVCFRISPIEIGAILPQHHSVCKEEAANNFNAKLLESINESGKIYMTHAVIGGEYVMRFAVGASLTENRHVILAWKVVQEHANALLTIS